In Erigeron canadensis isolate Cc75 chromosome 1, C_canadensis_v1, whole genome shotgun sequence, a single window of DNA contains:
- the LOC122590157 gene encoding receptor-like protein 19 — MIVHSNPGLLYVILGENHFTGSVPTHLCELFSIKILDLSHNNFSGVLPKCLGNLIQLRVMDLTNNTITGDIPNILGSLSYLQSLHLNNNKFEGNLPVALQKLTSLVTFDLGKNLLTGNIPSWIGKKLSKLKILNIQSNNFMGKIPLELCYNNALQHLNLANNNITGTIPHCFYNLTSMIMTSDNFVNFGIDMSKSSDNIQYTSIGYEENTVTYIKGIELNYTKTVRFLISLDLSSNKIIGEIPDVLFNLVSLKNLNLSRNLLSGKIPATIGNLKQMESLDLSANKLSGQIPPSLASLNFLSYLNLSFNNLSGPVPIGNHLQTLGNPSTIYEGNIGLCGPSLSRSCKENNYADKDEGKDGSQGCSWFYASIVSGFVTGFMGLVGSLHFVTIWRVTYFEMIENVYAFLMISIIQTLAQLRRRIF; from the coding sequence ATGATTGTCCATTCCAACCCAGGTCTCCTATATGTTATTCTTGGGGAAAATCACTTTACTGGAAGTGTTCCAACACACTTATGCGAGTTGTTTAGTATAAAAATACTTGATTTATCCCATAACAACTTCTCTGGAGTTCTTCCCAAGTGCTTAGGGAATTTGATTCAATTACGGGTGATGGATCTTACAAATAACACTATAACAGGTGATATTCCGAATATATTAGGTTCTCTATCATATCTTCAATCATTGCACttgaacaacaacaaatttGAGGGCAATCTTCCGGTCGCTTTACAGAAGTTGACAAGCTTAGTCACCTTTGATTTAGGGAAAAATTTGTTGACGGGTAACATCCCTTCATGGATTGGAAAAAAGTTATCAAAGCTTAAAATCTTGAATATCCAATCAAATAACTTCATGGGTAAGATTCCACTGGAACTCTGTTACAACAACGCTCTTCAACATTTAAACTTGGCAAATAATAACATAACCGGAACTATCCCTCATTGCTTTTATAACTTAACTAGTATGATCATGACTAGTGATAACTTTGTAAACTTTGGCATTGATATGAGCAAATCTAGTGATAACATTCAATACACTAGCATTGGATATGAAGAAAATACTGTGACTTACATAAAGGGCATTGAATTGAACTACACGAAGACCGTTAGGTTTCTTATATCCTTGGACCTCTCAAGCAACAAAATTATCGGTGAAATTCCTGATGTTTTGTTTAACCTTGTGTCGTTGAAGAATTTGAATCTTTCTAGAAACTTACTAAGCGGGAAGATTCCAGCAACGATTGGAAATCTAAAGCAAATGGAATCTTTAGATTTGTCAGCAAATAAGCTATCTGGCCAAATTCCTCCAAGTTTAGCTAGCTTGAACTTTCTGAGCTATTTGAACCTATCCTTCAATAACTTAAGTGGCCCGGTACCAATTGGAAATCACCTTCAAACGTTAGGCAATCCATCTACTATTTATGAAGGGAACATCGGGCTTTGTGGGCCATCACTATCAAGGAGTTGCAAAGAAAACAATTATGCCGACAAAGATGAAGGTAAAGATGGGTCACAAGGTTGCTCTTGGTTTTATGCCAGTATAGTCTCGGGTTTTGTTACAGGCTTCATGGGACTTGTTGGTAGCTTGCACTTTGTTACGATTTGGAGGGTAACTTACTTCGAGATGATAGAGAACGTTTACGCTTTTCTAATGATTTCAATTATACAAACTCTTGCCCAACTAAGAAGGAGGATTTTCTAA